One genomic region from Deltaproteobacteria bacterium encodes:
- a CDS encoding sodium-translocating pyrophosphatase: MDSKRNNKRWILGVSILTVISMLWAAPLLASEAELEIPVLTEGQNTVLMIGLLICALGMAFGAYEYVKVKKFPAHKSMLDVADIIFQTCKTYLIQQGKLLIILEIFIGICIAYYFGFLQHTPVEGVLIILAWSVVGILGSYGVAWFGIRMNTLANSRMAFASLEGKPIKLLDIPLRAGMSIGVLLVCVELIMMLIILVFMPRQYAGACFIGFAIGESLGASALRICGGIFTKIADIGSDLMKIVFNIKEDDPRNPGVIADCTGDNAGDSVGPTADGFETYGVTGVALISFIVLGVFPQFQAELITWIFVMRILMIVTSIVAYLINQGVTTSMFAGKAKIDFELPLTMLVWFTSILSIIVTFAVSYWQIGHLPNNLWFTLSIIISCGTLAAALIPELVKVFTSSKSIHCREVVTSAREGGASLGILSGFVAGNFSAFWIGMAIFGLMFIAYLASLSGLDKFMEYSSVFAFGLVAFGFLGMGPVTIAVDSYGPVTDNAQSIYELSLIETIPNVAQEIKKNFGFQPNFETAKHYLEENDSCGNTFKATAKPVLIGTAVVGATTMIFSLILLLRKGLGIQPETILNLLNPYTLLGFLCGGAVIYWFTGASMQAVTTGAYRAVQYIKRNIKLDDTATLSASTETSKEVVKICTQYAQKGMFNIFIVIFCFALGFAFFSAPGTSNAPVSFFISYLIAIAVFGLFQAIFMANAGGCWDNAKKVVEVDLKEKGTPLHAATVIGDTVGDPFKDTSSVAMNPIIKFTTLFGILAMEIAISPGMKAVAHYVGAVFFVIALIFVARSFYGMRIPKE; the protein is encoded by the coding sequence ATGGATAGCAAAAGAAACAACAAAAGATGGATCTTAGGTGTTAGTATTCTAACCGTTATTTCCATGCTCTGGGCAGCACCTCTTCTGGCAAGTGAAGCGGAATTGGAAATACCTGTTCTGACGGAAGGCCAGAATACCGTGCTCATGATTGGCTTGCTCATATGTGCATTGGGGATGGCCTTTGGCGCTTATGAATACGTCAAAGTTAAAAAATTTCCGGCCCACAAGTCCATGTTAGATGTGGCCGATATTATCTTTCAAACCTGTAAGACCTATTTGATCCAGCAGGGAAAACTCCTGATCATCCTGGAAATTTTTATTGGAATATGTATCGCCTATTATTTTGGTTTCTTGCAACATACCCCCGTGGAGGGAGTTTTAATCATCTTAGCTTGGTCCGTTGTGGGCATTTTAGGCTCTTACGGCGTAGCCTGGTTTGGCATCCGCATGAATACCCTGGCCAACAGCCGGATGGCTTTTGCCTCCCTGGAAGGAAAGCCAATAAAATTATTGGACATCCCTTTACGGGCGGGCATGAGCATCGGTGTTCTCCTGGTATGCGTTGAGCTCATCATGATGCTCATTATCTTGGTCTTTATGCCGCGGCAATATGCCGGGGCATGCTTTATCGGATTTGCCATCGGGGAATCTCTGGGAGCAAGCGCCCTTAGGATCTGCGGCGGAATCTTCACCAAGATTGCCGACATCGGTTCGGATTTAATGAAGATCGTGTTTAACATTAAAGAAGATGATCCCCGAAACCCGGGTGTGATCGCCGACTGCACGGGGGACAACGCCGGAGATAGCGTGGGCCCCACTGCTGATGGGTTCGAGACCTACGGGGTAACCGGTGTGGCGCTCATCAGTTTCATTGTTCTGGGTGTTTTCCCCCAGTTCCAGGCCGAATTGATTACCTGGATCTTTGTGATGCGGATTCTGATGATCGTCACCTCGATTGTAGCGTATTTAATTAATCAAGGTGTCACTACTTCCATGTTTGCGGGTAAAGCAAAGATCGACTTCGAGCTTCCTTTGACGATGCTGGTCTGGTTCACATCCATCCTCTCCATCATCGTTACCTTTGCCGTGAGTTACTGGCAAATTGGCCATTTACCCAATAATCTATGGTTCACTTTATCCATTATTATTAGCTGCGGAACGCTGGCCGCCGCCTTGATTCCTGAGCTGGTGAAAGTATTTACAAGCTCCAAATCCATCCACTGTCGAGAAGTCGTAACCTCGGCCAGGGAAGGCGGTGCCTCCCTGGGCATCCTTTCGGGTTTTGTGGCGGGCAATTTCAGCGCCTTCTGGATCGGGATGGCCATTTTCGGCTTAATGTTTATCGCTTATTTGGCGAGCTTAAGCGGCCTGGATAAGTTTATGGAGTATTCTTCCGTCTTTGCTTTCGGTCTGGTGGCCTTTGGGTTCTTGGGGATGGGGCCTGTGACCATTGCTGTAGACAGCTATGGGCCCGTAACTGACAATGCCCAGTCGATTTATGAGCTGTCCCTGATTGAGACGATCCCCAATGTGGCTCAGGAAATAAAGAAAAATTTCGGGTTCCAGCCGAATTTCGAAACGGCCAAGCATTACCTGGAGGAAAATGATAGCTGCGGGAATACCTTTAAAGCGACGGCCAAGCCGGTTTTAATCGGTACGGCAGTGGTGGGCGCTACCACCATGATCTTCTCCTTAATTTTGTTATTACGAAAAGGGTTAGGAATTCAGCCAGAGACGATCCTAAATTTACTGAACCCCTATACCCTGCTGGGATTCTTGTGCGGAGGAGCGGTGATTTATTGGTTTACCGGTGCTTCGATGCAGGCAGTCACGACGGGGGCCTATCGGGCCGTGCAGTATATCAAACGGAACATAAAGCTGGATGACACCGCGACCCTGAGTGCTTCTACGGAAACTTCCAAAGAGGTCGTTAAAATATGTACCCAGTATGCCCAAAAAGGGATGTTTAACATTTTCATCGTCATTTTCTGCTTTGCCTTGGGGTTTGCTTTCTTTTCCGCCCCTGGGACTTCCAATGCTCCCGTATCTTTTTTTATCAGCTATTTGATTGCCATTGCGGTGTTCGGTTTGTTCCAGGCCATCTTTATGGCCAATGCCGGAGGATGCTGGGATAATGCGAAAAAGGTTGTAGAGGTGGATTTGAAAGAAAAGGGCACGCCTTTGCATGCGGCTACTGTTATCGGGGATACGGTAGGCGACCCCTTCAAAGATACCTCGTCAGTGGCCATGAATCCCATCATTAAATTTACGACCCTATTTGGCATCTTGGCCATGGAAATTGCCATTTCACCCGGAATGAAAGCTGTTGCCCATTACGTGGGGGCAGTATTTTTCGTGATAGCGCTTATCTTCGTCGCCCGGTCCTTCTACGGAATGCGGATCCCCAAAGAATAA